In Oncorhynchus gorbuscha isolate QuinsamMale2020 ecotype Even-year linkage group LG08, OgorEven_v1.0, whole genome shotgun sequence, one genomic interval encodes:
- the LOC124040700 gene encoding uncharacterized protein LOC124040700 has protein sequence MLRVPSSAATLVQPPKALLDCHQLDCHQLTVTSWTVRPNARPYLTHQLDCHQLDCHQLDCHQLDSDCHQLTVTSWTVRPNARPYLTHQLDCHQLDCHQLDCHQLDCHQLDSDCYQLDCHQLDFHQLDCHQLDCHQLDCHQLDCHQLDCYQLDCHQLDCHQLDCYQLDCYQLTVTSWTVTSWTVTSWTVRPNARPYLTHQLDCHQLDCHQLDCHQLDCHQLDCHQLDCHQLDCHQLDCHQLDCHQLDCHQLDCHQLDCHQLTVTSWTVTSWTVTS, from the exons atgcttagggtcccATCTTCAGCTGCTACATTGGTCCAACCCCCCAAGGCACTG ctggactgtcaccagctggactgtcaccagctgaCTGTCACCAGCTGGACTGTCCGACCTAATGCCCGACCTTACCTGACTCACcagctggactgtcaccagctggACTGTCACCAactggactgtcaccagctggact ctgaCTGTCACCAGCTGACTGTCACCAGCTGGACTGTCCGACCTAATGCCCGACCTTACCTGACTCACcagctggactgtcaccagctggactgtcaccagctggACTGTCACCAactggactgtcaccagctggact CTGACTGTTACcagctggactgtcaccagctggactttcaccagctggactgtcaccagctggactgtcaccagctggactgtcaccagctggactgtcaccagctggACTGTTACcagctggactgtcaccagctggactgtcaccagctggACTGTTACCAACTGGACTGTTACCAGCTGACTGTTACcagctggactgtcaccagctggactgtcaccagctggACTGTCCGACCTAATGCCCGACCTTACCTGACTCACCAGCTGGACTGTCACCAactggactgtcaccagctggactgtcaccagctggACTGTCACCAactggactgtcaccagctggactgtcaccagctggactgtc ACcagctggactgtcaccagctggactgtcaccagctggACTGTCACCAACTGGACTGTCACCAactggactgtcaccagctgaCTGTCACcagctggactgtcaccagctggactgtcaccagctga